The stretch of DNA ATGCCGAGGAATCCCGGCCAGGACTTCACGTCGCGCACGCCCTGCGTCCACGTCGCGCCGTCGCCCCACGTGTAGTGGCGGTCGGACCAGTTGGCGAGCAGCTGCGTCCAGACGATCAGACCGAGCACGATCCGCGTGATGGCGAGGCCGCGGGTGGCGTGCTTGCGGGCGGTCAGCCAGGTCCAGACCCGGTCGCCGACGCCGTTCACCGGTGCCTCCGCAGGAAGTCGGCGACCACGGCGCGCTCGGCGGCGTCGCCGCGCAGCGGGGTGCGCCAGCCGTTGATCCGCTGGACGGGTGTGGGACGCGCGGTCTGCCGCTCCGCGGCCGAGCCGTGCCGCGCCGCCCACGGCGTGACGTCCTGGCTGCGCGTCGCGTACCGGACGGCCACGAGGCGGCGTCCGGGGTGGGCGGCCTCCAGCGCGTCGGTGGCCAGCTCGGTCGTCGCGCGGTCGTAGGCGAGGTAGAGGGCCACCTGCGCGTCGTCGAAGCGGTCGTTCGAGCCCGCGCGCAGCTCACGGTCGAGCCGCCTCCAGGTCAGGACCTTGGCGGGGTCGACGACGTCGGCGACCTTGCGCTGGGGCTCGTCGAGCGCCGCGTAGCGGTTGGCCAGTGGACCGTAGAGCTTGTTGGTGACGTAGCCGGCGCGACCGCCGACGAGGCGGTGACGCACGAGGTCGAGCTCGACGTCGGTCCAGTCCAGCCATGGCGTGACCTCGGTCCGGCCGTCCTTCTCGTAGGCCCCCTGGAAGCGCACGACCCGGTCGGACGCGATGGGGTTCGGGGCGAACAGCCGCCAGTTCTGCGAGAAGTAGGCACCGAGGTAGGACGTCGCAGGTCGGGCGGCGTCGGAGTACGCGTTCGGCGGCAGGGCGGCCGCGGTGACGGCGAGCAGGTGCGCGGCACCGAGCGCGACGACCACGCCGACGACCGCGACACGCCACCGGGAGGGACGCGAAGGCGCGTCGACCGACTCGTGCTGCACCCGGTCACGGTACTCGCCGGACCCGCGCGAGGATGGCCACATGCACGTACGGACCGTCTCGCCCCACGACCCCGACGTCGCGGCGCTGCTCGACGAGCACCTCGCCGAGATGCGGGCGACGTCACCGCCGGAGAGCGTGCACGCCCTCCCCCACGACGCGCTGGCCCGACCCGACGTCCGCATGGTCGCCGCCTGGAGCGACGACGAGCCGCCCGTGCTGCTCGGGGTCGGCGCGCTGAGGACGCACGCCGGACTGCTCGGGGAGCTCAAGGCCATGCGGACGACGCACGCCGCCCGGGGTCGGGGTGTCGCGGCCGCCGTCCTGGAGCACCTGATCGACGTCGCCAAGGCCGCCGGGCTCCAGCGGGTCTCCCTCGAGACCGGCGCCGAGGACCACTTCGCACCCGCCCGGCGGCTCTACGCTCGACGGGGGTTCGTCGAGTGCGGGCCGTTCGCCGGATACGGACCGGACCCGCTCAGCGTCTTCATGACGCTCGACCTCGGGGCCGACGCGACCGCTCAGGCCTCGGGGCCGAAGCTGGCGTTGTAGCGGCGCAGGGTCTGCGCGACGTCGCAGAGGTCCTCGCGGCTCCAGTCCGCGAACCTCTCGCCGAGCATCTCCCGACGGGCGACGTCGACGGCGCGGACCCGGCGACGTCCCTCGTCGCTGACCGACAGGAGCGTCGCGCGGCCGTCGTCCGGGTCGGGCGTCCGGTCGACGAGCCCGAGGTCGAGCAGGTGCTGCACGGAGCGGCTCACCGCGCCCTTGTCGAGGTGGAGGACGTCGCACAGCCCGCTCCCCCGGACCGGGCCGTCTGCCTCGACCTGCACGAGGACGAGGTAGCCGATGGCCTGGAGGTCGGGGTGCACGAGCCGCGCGCGCTCGGTGAGCGCGCGGCGGGCCCGTCGCATCAGCACCCCCACCTCGTGCTCGACGAGCCGGAGCGCGTCGAGCGACGAGGCGGCGGGGGGCACCGTGCCGGCGGTCATCGCAGGCTCGCCACCGTGTCGGCCGGCTGTCCCTCGGTCTCGAGCACGTCCACGTCCTTCTGGATCGTGGTGCGCAGCGGGACCTCCTTGATGAACAGGATGCACACGAGCGCGGCGACCGCG from Aeromicrobium erythreum encodes:
- a CDS encoding DUF5819 family protein, producing MQHESVDAPSRPSRWRVAVVGVVVALGAAHLLAVTAAALPPNAYSDAARPATSYLGAYFSQNWRLFAPNPIASDRVVRFQGAYEKDGRTEVTPWLDWTDVELDLVRHRLVGGRAGYVTNKLYGPLANRYAALDEPQRKVADVVDPAKVLTWRRLDRELRAGSNDRFDDAQVALYLAYDRATTELATDALEAAHPGRRLVAVRYATRSQDVTPWAARHGSAAERQTARPTPVQRINGWRTPLRGDAAERAVVADFLRRHR
- a CDS encoding MarR family winged helix-turn-helix transcriptional regulator, coding for MTAGTVPPAASSLDALRLVEHEVGVLMRRARRALTERARLVHPDLQAIGYLVLVQVEADGPVRGSGLCDVLHLDKGAVSRSVQHLLDLGLVDRTPDPDDGRATLLSVSDEGRRRVRAVDVARREMLGERFADWSREDLCDVAQTLRRYNASFGPEA
- a CDS encoding GNAT family N-acetyltransferase, which produces MHVRTVSPHDPDVAALLDEHLAEMRATSPPESVHALPHDALARPDVRMVAAWSDDEPPVLLGVGALRTHAGLLGELKAMRTTHAARGRGVAAAVLEHLIDVAKAAGLQRVSLETGAEDHFAPARRLYARRGFVECGPFAGYGPDPLSVFMTLDLGADATAQASGPKLAL